A stretch of the Perca flavescens isolate YP-PL-M2 chromosome 3, PFLA_1.0, whole genome shotgun sequence genome encodes the following:
- the aifm4 gene encoding apoptosis inducing factor mitochondria associated 4: MHQGQDEYQEQVTGMVCQEADLKDGQMKEVTVGDQKVLLVRTQGQYSAVGSQCSHYNAPLIKGALVGDRVRCPFHGACFNVRTGDIEEYPGLDCLPSYKVKVEDGKVYVSINKNSLKLKKRVKEMCSMVPDIKHTVLLIGGGPASLVCAETLRQNCYQGRIIMVTRDNLPPFDKPKLSKAMNLDSSSILLRPSDFYQQYGIEVWTQKEVVSVNPADKAVKLGDGTLQRYDQLLISTGCRARPLGCPGWDLKGVKLLQRYEDAKEIHNSCLGRKAVVIGASFIGMEVASYLSGKAASVAVVGTSGYPYERSLGPEIGKMCMQMLEEENVKFYMNDGVTEIQGENGKVKCVVLKTGIVLEADVVIVGIGVIPNSDFLAGSKLEVDSRKAVTVDKFMRTNIPDIFSAGDVTSFPLTIRGDQRVNVGHWQMSQAQGRVAALNMLKTPTKCESVPFFWTVLLGKSIRYTGYGEGFTEIIFKGSVEERKFLAFYIKDEVVVAAASLMFDPAVARLAELMATGQILTKAQAQAEDLSWLQM; encoded by the exons ATGCATCAGGGCCAAGATGAGTACCAGGAGCAGGTGACTGGGATGGTATGTCAGGAGGCTGACCTGAAAGATGGACA GATGAAGGAAGTGACCGTGGGGGACCAGAAGGTGTTGCTTGTCCGTACACAGGGTCAGTACAGTGCTGTTGGAAGCCAGTGCTCTCATTACAATGCTCCTCTTATCAAAG GAGCACTTGTTGGTGACAGGGTGAGATGTCCCTTTCATGGTGCATGCTTTAATGTCAGAACTGGAGATATCGAAGAGTATCCAGGTCTGGACTGTCTGCCTAGTTATAAG gtaAAAGTTGAGGATGGCAAGGTGTATGTTTCCATCAACAAAAAT TCTCTGAAGTTGAAGAAGCGGGTGAAGGAAATGTGCAGCATGGTCCCAGACATTAAACACACTGTCCTGCTGATTGGAGGAG GCCCTGCCTCCCTGGTTTGTGCTGAAACACTGCGGCAGAACTGCTACCAAGGTCGAATCATTATGGTAACCAGAGACAACCTGCCTCCATTTGACAAGCCCAAACTGAGTAAG GCTATGAATctggacagcagcagcatcctCCTCCGACCAAGTGACTTCTATCAACAGTATGGGATTGAGGTGTGGACACAGAAGGAG GTGGTGTCGGTGAACCCAGCTGATAAGGCGGTGAagttgggtgacggcactttGCAGCGTTACGACCAGCTTCTGATCTCAACTGGTTGTAG AGCGCGGCCGCTCGGCTGTCCTGGTTGGGACCTGAAGGGAGTAAAGTTGCTGCAGAGATATGAAGACGCCAAAGAAATTCACAACTCCTGTCTGGGCCGGAAAGCTGTTGTGATCGGAGCCTCCTTCATAG GTATGGAGGTGGCATCCTACTTATCAGGCAAAGCTGCCAGTGTGGCCGTGGTTGGCACTTCCGGATACCCATATGAGCGATCTCTGGGGCCAGAGATCGGCAAAATGTGTATGCAA ATGTTGGAGGAAGAAAATGTAAAGTTCTACATGAATGATGGAGTCACTGAGATCCAAGGGGAGAATGGCAAG gtgAAGTGCGTAGTGCTGAAGACTGGTATAGTCCTGGAAGCTGATGTGGTAATTGTCGGAATTG GTGTAATCCCCAATTCAGACTTCTTGGCAGGAAGCAAGTTGGAAGTGGATTCAAGGAAAGCTGTGACTGTTGACAAG TTCATGAGGACCAATATACCAGATATTTTTAGTGCTGGAGATGTTACCTCTTTCCCTCTGACCATTCGTGGAGACCAAAGGGTCAACGTGGGCCACTGGCAAATGTCACAAGCTCAAG GAAGAGTAGCTGCCCTGAACATGCTGAAGACACCCACCAAATGTGAGTCTGTTCCTTTCTTCTGGACTGTTTTACTTGGAAAGAGCATCCGATACACAG GCTATGGAGAAGGATTCACAGAAATCATATTCAAAGGCAGCGTGGAAGAAAGGAAGTTCCTGGCATTTTACATAAA AGATGAGGTGGTGGTAGCTGCGGCCAGCCTGATGTTTGACCCTGCTGTGGCTCGTCTTGCAGAGCTGATGGCTACTGGCCAGATCTTAACTAAGGCACAGGCTCA GGCTGAGGACCTGAGCTGGCTGCAGATGTAA
- the LOC114553247 gene encoding arsenite methyltransferase → MATCDDVRENVKKYYGSRLESSGDLQTSAASCSLSCRPVPTSVTDALSQVHPEVTKRFFGCGLPFPAKLEGCRVLDLGSGSGRDCYAFSKLVGQSGHVTGIDMTEELITASRQYIEYHQKKFGYEKPNVTFVQGYMEKLSEAGIQSDSVDVVLSNCVICLCPDKRAVLQQAYNVLKEGGELYFSDMYASKVVPDHMKEDTVLWGEGMGGSLFWQDLISLAHSVGFSTPHLVSASQIEIYNSELKAKAGDVSYASGTYRLFKLPQSQVVSEATVTYKGTVADFLDQLDFDSSHCFKKDVAVEVNGEMAAILQRSRFLPDFKIQISDKPWSSSESTPQYCHLNPFLLADKLGSSVRQCSKTSI, encoded by the exons ATGGCGACTTGTGACGACGTGCGGGAAAATGTGAAG AAGTACTATGGCAGTCGACTGGAGTCCTCTGGGGATTTGCAAACAAGTGCTGCCTCCTGCAGTTTGTCTTGCCGCCCAGTGCCAACAAGTGTCACAGATGCACTGAGCCAGGTTCACCCGGAGGTAACCAAAAG ATTCTTCGGCTGTGGCCTTCCCTTTCCAGCGAAGCTTGAGGGCTGCAGAGTCCTGGACCTCGGCAGCGGCTCTGGCAGAGACTGTTATGCCTTCAGTAAACTCGTTGGACAGAGCGGACATGTCACAGGGATCGATATGACCGAGGAGCTA ATCACAGCGTCTCGTCAGTACATCGAGTATCATCAAAAGAAGTTTGGCTATGAGAAGCCCAACGTCACATTTGTCCAGGGGTACATGGAGAAGCTCAGTGAAGCTGGCATACAGAGTGACTCAGTGGATGTTGTGCT ATCCAACTGTGTAATCTGTTTGTGTCCTGATAAAAGGGCCGTTCTACAGCAAGCTTACAATGTCCTAAAG GAGGGAGGTGAACTGTATTTCAGTGATATGTACGCCAGCAAAGTTGTTCCTGATCACATGAAGGAAGATACAGTCCTGTGGG GTGAAGGAATGGGCGGTTCTCTGTTTTGGCAGGATCTCATTTCATTGGCACACAGTGTAGGTTTCAGCACTCCACACCTTGTTTCAGCCAGCCAGATTGAAATCTACAACAGTGAGCTCAAAGCAAAAGCAG GTGACGTCAGCTATGCTTCGGGCACTTATCGGCTCTTTAAACTGCCCCAAAGTCAAGTTGTGTCTGAGGCAACAGTGACATATAAAGGAACTGTGGCAGATTTCCTAGATCAGCTGGACTTTGATTCCTCCCACTGCTTCAAG AAAGATGTGGCAGTGGAGGTAAATGGAGAGATGGCAGCAATCCTCCAGAGATCCCGTTTCTTGCCGGATTTCAAAATCCAGATATCAGATAAACCATGGTCCAGCTCAGAGTCAACACCACAG TACTGCCACCTCAACCCTTTTCTGCTGGCTGACAAACTGGGATCCTCAGTGAGACAATGCTCCAAAACAAGCATATAA